One genomic segment of Coffea arabica cultivar ET-39 chromosome 6e, Coffea Arabica ET-39 HiFi, whole genome shotgun sequence includes these proteins:
- the LOC140010026 gene encoding uncharacterized protein: MAPPSPPPLPVPPPIPPPEPLPVPPPLPIPPPIPAPLPMLPPMPPPLPTPPPIPPPEPPPMPPLLPIPPPMPPGPPPLPIPPPIPPPLPTPLPIPPPEPPPMPPPLPTPPPILPPEPPPMPPPEPPPMPPPLPMPPPISPLEPPPMPPLLPIPPPTPPPEPPPAPPPLPIPPPIPPPLPTPLPIPPPEPPPMPPPLPTPPPILPPEPPPMPPPEPPPMPPPLPMPPPISPLEPPPMPPLLPIPPPTPPPEPPPVPPPLPIPPPIPPPLPTPLPIPPPEPPPMPPPLPTPPPILPPEPPPMPPPEPMPPPISPLEPPPMPPLLPIPPPTPPPEPPPMPSPLPTPPPISPPEPPPMPPPEPPPMPPPLPMPPPTPPPEPPPVPLPLPIPPPMPPPLPMPPPISPPETVPLPLPIPPPMPPPLPMPPPISPLDAPPMPPPLPMPPPIPSLEPPPIPPPLAVPPPIPPPEPPPVPPPLPIPPSIPPPSPTPPPIPPPEPPKLKEWPRL; the protein is encoded by the coding sequence ATGGCCCCGCCAAGCCCTCCACCCTTACCAGTTCCACCTCCTATTCCTCCACCTGAACCACTCCCAGTACCACCACCTTTACCAATCCCACCTCCAATACCTGCACCCTTGCCAATGCTACCTCCAATGCCTCCACCCTTGCCAACGCCACCTCCTATTCCGCCACCCGAACCACCTCCAATGCCTCCACTCTTACCAATCCCACCTCCAATGCCTCCAGGACCACCACCTTTACCAATCCCACCTCCTATTCCGCCACCCTTGCCAACGCCACTTCCTATTCCGCCACCCGAACCACCTCCAATGCCTCCACCCTTGCCAACGCCACCTCCTATTTTGCCACCCGAACCACCTCCAATGCCCCCACCAGAACCACCTCCAATGCCTCCACCCTTGCCAATGCCACCTCCTATTTCCCCACTCGAACCACCTCCAATGCCTCCACTCTTACCAATCCCACCTCCTACTCCGCCACCCGAACCACCTCCAGCACCACCACCTTTACCAATCCCACCTCCTATTCCGCCACCCTTGCCAACGCCACTTCCTATTCCGCCACCCGAACCACCTCCAATGCCTCCACCCTTGCCAACGCCACCTCCTATTTTGCCACCCGAACCACCTCCAATGCCCCCACCAGAACCACCTCCAATGCCTCCACCCTTGCCAATGCCACCTCCTATTTCGCCACTCGAACCACCTCCAATGCCTCCACTCTTACCAATCCCACCTCCTACTCCGCCACCCGAACCACCTCCAGTACCACCACCTTTACCAATCCCACCTCCTATTCCGCCACCCTTGCCAACGCCACTTCCTATTCCGCCACCCGAACCACCTCCAATGCCTCCACCCTTGCCAACGCCACCTCCTATTTTGCCACCCGAACCACCTCCAATGCCCCCACCCGAACCAATGCCACCTCCTATTTCGCCACTCGAACCACCTCCAATGCCTCCACTCTTACCAATCCCACCTCCTACTCCGCCACCCGAACCACCTCCAATGCCTTCACCCTTGCCAACGCCACCTCCTATTTCGCCACCCGAACCACCTCCAATGCCCCCACCAGAACCACCTCCAATGCCTCCACCCTTGCCAATGCCACCTCCTACTCCGCCACCCGAACCACCTCCAGTACCACTACCTTTACCAATCCCACCTCCAATGCCCCCACCCTTGCCAATGCCACCTCCTATTTCGCCACCTGAAACAGTACCACTACCTTTACCAATCCCACCTCCAATGCCCCCACCCTTGCCAATGCCACCTCCTATTTCGCCACTCGATGCACCTCCAATGCCTCCACCCTTACCAATGCCACCTCCTATCCCGTCACTCGAACCACCTCCAATTCCACCACCTTTAGCAGTCCCACCTCCTATTCCGCCACCCGAACCACCGCCAGTACCACCACCTTTACCAATCCCACCTTCAATACCTCCACCCTCGCCAACGCCACCTCCTATTCCGCCACCCGAACCACCGAAATTGAAGGAGTGGCCGAGGCTGTAG
- the LOC113694544 gene encoding trihelix transcription factor ENAP2, whose protein sequence is MDDSDEEGPYLTKPTFRSKPAIRNPHSYPLNTHYTTNDAIFAQEDDEFEDDEESPQFQNAQSGYYYQSFYEDEPKRSKKKRKLESLVPNYELAPRAGLNAPKGSNLGGGSSRDSWNEEESFVLLEVWGERYLELGRRSLRAEDWAELAEKVSEMSGRERNEMECRNQLDVLKQKYKKERAKMEKVGGGFLSKWVFFKKMDVLLNLRMRGHVGLGCGVDSGEYVFMNPRVYLDKSNVLDEMRDSPGVSDEENEEEEEGLGLGKDEEDGESARLLADSIQRFGEIYEKIESSKRRQMMELEKMRRDFQRDLELQKKQIVERAQAEIAKIREGVEEEDDDEEEDDDEEEEDDDDVQNENIQV, encoded by the coding sequence ATGGATGATTCCGATGAAGAAGGTCCGTATTTAACAAAGCCCACATTTCGATCAAAGCCAGCAATTCGAAACCCTCACTCTTATCCGCTCAACACCCATTACACCACAAACGACGCCATCTTTGCCCAGGAAGATGACGAATTTGAGGATGACGAAGAAAGCCCACAATTTCAAAATGCTCAAAGCGGGTATTATTATCAATCTTTCTATGAGGATGAGCCCAAgcgaagcaaaaagaaaagaaagttggAATCTTTGGTCCCAAATTACGAGCTTGCCCCTCGCGCTGGGCTGAATGCACCAAAAGGTTCCAATCTTGGTGGTGGGAGCTCGAGGGATTCCTGGAATGAAGAGGAGAGCTTTGTGCTGTTGGAGGTTTGGGGGGAGAGGTATTTGGAGCTGGGGAGGAGGAGTTTGAGGGCTGAGGATTGGGCTGAGCTGGCCGAGAAAGTCTCCGAGATGAGTGGAAGGGAGAGGAATGAGATGGAGTGCAGGAATCAATTGGATGTATTAAAGCAGAAATACAAGAAAGAGCGGGCGAAAATGGAGAAAGTTGGAGGTGGATTCTTGAGCAAGTGGGTGTTTTTTAAGAAAATGGATGTGTTATTGAATCTGAGGATGAGAGGGCATGTTGGGTTGGGTTGTGGGGTTGATTCTGGGGAGTACGTGTTTATGAATCCGCGGGTGTATTTGGATAAGTCTAATGTGTTGGATGAGATGAGGGATAGTCCTGGAGTGTCTGATGAGGAGAATGAGGAGGAAGAGGAGGGTTTGGGACTAGGGAAGGACGAGGAGGATGGAGAATCGGCTAGACTGTTGGCTGACTCGATTCAGAGGTTTGGAGAGATTTATGAGAAGATTGAGAGTAGTAAGAGGAGACAAATGATGGAGCTGGAGAAGATGAGGAGAGATTTTCAGAGGGACTTGGAGTTGCAAAAGAAGCAGATAGTTGAGAGGGCACAGGCTGAGATTGCTAAAATAAGAGAAGGGGTTGAAGAGGAGGATGATGACGAGGAAGAAGATGATGACGAGGAGGAGGAAGATGATGACGATGTTCAGAATGAGAATATCCAGGTGTGA